In Pedobacter sp. SL55, the following proteins share a genomic window:
- a CDS encoding homoserine kinase: MSNNTDTLVEPKKQKVDLKEIKVFAPATVANVVCGFDVLGFAVNAPGDEAVMRLVEEPGVRLLKITGDDGKLPLNSDKNTVSASVKHYLSHINREDVGVEIELHKKMPIGSGLGSSSASTVAGLYAINQLMGNLLTAKELVPFAMKGEEIACGYGHADNVAPAIMGGFVLVRSYEPLDVISLPVPDGMFAAIVYPEVDVPTKDARQMIRAKVALKDAVTQWGNVAGLVSGLFLNDMDLVGRSMKDVLVEPTRSILIPDFEVLRKLAMENGAVGFGISGSGPSVFALTKDEESAKKITKAQQMHLHQININSQAYVSEVNTEGPRTL; the protein is encoded by the coding sequence ATGTCAAATAATACAGATACACTTGTGGAACCTAAAAAACAGAAAGTGGATTTAAAAGAAATCAAAGTTTTCGCCCCTGCAACGGTAGCCAACGTGGTATGCGGCTTCGATGTACTTGGCTTTGCGGTAAATGCTCCAGGCGACGAGGCAGTGATGCGTTTGGTGGAAGAACCTGGTGTTCGCCTATTAAAAATCACTGGCGATGATGGCAAACTTCCGCTAAACAGCGATAAAAATACCGTGAGCGCTTCAGTTAAGCACTATTTAAGTCACATCAACCGTGAGGATGTAGGTGTAGAAATTGAACTGCACAAAAAAATGCCAATTGGCAGCGGTTTGGGTTCTAGTTCGGCAAGTACCGTTGCAGGTTTGTATGCCATCAATCAATTGATGGGCAACCTACTAACCGCTAAAGAACTGGTTCCTTTTGCCATGAAAGGGGAAGAAATTGCTTGTGGTTATGGTCATGCGGATAATGTAGCGCCAGCAATTATGGGTGGCTTTGTATTAGTACGCAGTTACGAACCTTTAGATGTAATTTCTCTTCCAGTTCCCGATGGCATGTTTGCGGCAATTGTTTATCCAGAAGTAGATGTACCTACCAAAGATGCCCGCCAAATGATCCGTGCTAAGGTGGCCTTAAAAGATGCCGTTACCCAATGGGGAAATGTAGCTGGCTTGGTAAGTGGCTTGTTCTTAAACGATATGGATTTAGTTGGCCGCAGCATGAAAGATGTTTTAGTCGAGCCAACGCGTTCTATCCTTATCCCAGATTTTGAGGTGCTACGCAAACTAGCGATGGAGAACGGTGCTGTTGGCTTCGGGATTTCTGGCTCTGGCCCATCTGTTTTTGCCTTAACTAAGGATGAAGAAAGTGCCAAGAAAATTACAAAAGCACAACAAATGCACCTGCATCAAATTAATATTAATAGTCAAGCTTACGTTTCTGAAGTAAATACAGAAGGACCGAGAACGTTGTAA
- a CDS encoding alpha-ketoacid dehydrogenase subunit alpha/beta has protein sequence MQFDRKQKSDSELLEIYKRLLFPRLVEEKMLILLRQGRIGKWFSGIGQEAIAVGSTLAMQSDEYILPMHRNLGVFTARDIPLRKLMAQWQGKVTGFTKGRDRSFHFGTQEYKIIGMISHLGPQMALADGIALADLIAEKPKATLVFTGEGATSEGDFHEAINVASVWNLPVIFLIENNGYGLSTPINEQYKCKHLVDRAIGYGIQGVQLDGNNILEVYDKLNEIAEDIRQNPRPVLVECLTFRMRGHEEASGTKYVPQHLFNVWAQKDPVKNFEDYLLEENILTEQLITEIRNTFKKQIDSEVELAFAEPEPQANADQELADMYYPYHANAINPTTTNSEKRYLDAITDGLKIAMQRHSNLVLMGQDIAEYGGAFKITDGFVAEFGKARVRNTPICESAIVGAGLGLSINGFKSVVEMQFADFVSVGFNQIVNNLAKTHYRWGEKADVVVRMPTGAGTGAGPFHSQSNEAWFTKTPGLKIVYPAFPSDAKGLLLAAIEDPNPVIYFEHKYLYRSLTGLVPEGFYTLEIGKANTLQKGEQLSIITYGLGVHWALDYLKSNPEISAILVDLVSLQPWDKEAVKAAVKATGRVLVLHEDTLTNGFGAEISAWISENCFEYLDAPVMRCASLDTAIPMSKVLENDFLAKAKLPEFVTKLLAY, from the coding sequence ATGCAATTCGACCGTAAACAAAAAAGCGATTCAGAGTTATTGGAAATTTATAAGCGTTTACTTTTCCCTCGTTTGGTAGAAGAAAAAATGCTGATTTTGTTACGACAAGGTAGAATTGGCAAATGGTTTTCGGGCATTGGGCAAGAAGCCATTGCCGTGGGCAGCACACTTGCCATGCAGAGCGATGAATACATTTTGCCCATGCATCGCAACTTGGGCGTATTTACCGCCCGCGATATTCCACTTAGAAAGTTAATGGCACAATGGCAGGGCAAAGTAACAGGCTTTACCAAAGGCAGAGACAGATCTTTCCACTTTGGAACTCAGGAATATAAAATTATCGGGATGATTTCGCACCTAGGCCCACAAATGGCCTTGGCAGATGGTATTGCTTTAGCAGATTTAATTGCCGAAAAGCCAAAAGCGACCTTAGTTTTTACAGGCGAAGGAGCTACCAGTGAAGGCGATTTCCACGAAGCCATTAATGTAGCTTCAGTTTGGAACTTACCCGTAATTTTCCTAATCGAGAACAACGGATATGGCCTCTCTACCCCTATTAACGAACAATACAAATGCAAACATTTAGTAGACAGGGCCATTGGTTACGGCATTCAAGGAGTGCAATTAGATGGCAATAACATCTTAGAAGTTTACGACAAATTAAATGAAATAGCCGAAGATATTCGCCAGAACCCAAGACCAGTTTTGGTAGAGTGTTTAACCTTTCGAATGCGTGGACACGAAGAAGCTTCGGGCACTAAATATGTTCCTCAACATTTGTTTAACGTATGGGCGCAGAAAGACCCAGTAAAGAATTTCGAAGATTATCTTTTAGAAGAAAACATTTTAACCGAGCAACTAATTACCGAAATTAGGAATACGTTCAAAAAACAAATTGACAGCGAGGTGGAATTAGCCTTTGCTGAGCCTGAGCCACAAGCCAATGCCGACCAAGAATTGGCAGATATGTATTATCCTTATCATGCAAATGCTATTAACCCAACTACAACAAATAGCGAAAAAAGATATTTAGATGCCATTACAGATGGTTTAAAAATTGCCATGCAACGCCACAGCAACTTGGTGTTAATGGGGCAAGATATTGCCGAATATGGTGGCGCATTTAAAATAACAGATGGTTTTGTTGCCGAGTTTGGCAAAGCCAGGGTGCGTAACACGCCCATCTGCGAATCTGCTATTGTTGGCGCTGGCTTAGGCCTTTCTATTAATGGCTTTAAGTCGGTAGTAGAAATGCAGTTCGCTGATTTTGTAAGTGTAGGTTTCAACCAAATCGTTAACAATTTAGCCAAAACGCATTACCGTTGGGGCGAAAAAGCAGATGTGGTAGTGCGTATGCCAACAGGCGCTGGAACTGGAGCAGGGCCATTTCACTCGCAAAGCAACGAGGCCTGGTTTACCAAAACACCTGGGCTAAAAATCGTTTATCCGGCTTTTCCCTCTGATGCTAAAGGTTTACTGCTTGCCGCTATCGAAGATCCTAATCCAGTCATTTATTTCGAACATAAATATTTATATAGAAGCTTAACAGGTTTAGTACCCGAGGGTTTTTACACCCTTGAAATCGGGAAAGCAAATACTTTACAAAAAGGCGAACAGCTCAGCATTATTACCTATGGCCTTGGCGTACATTGGGCATTAGACTATCTTAAATCTAATCCAGAAATTTCTGCAATATTAGTAGACTTGGTAAGTTTACAACCTTGGGATAAAGAAGCAGTAAAAGCTGCAGTAAAAGCTACCGGAAGAGTTTTGGTACTTCATGAAGATACTTTAACTAACGGCTTTGGCGCCGAAATTTCTGCTTGGATTAGTGAAAATTGTTTCGAGTATCTTGATGCTCCAGTAATGCGATGCGCCAGCCTAGATACCGCCATTCCCATGAGCAAGGTATTAGAGAACGATTTTTTGGCAAAGGCTAAACTGCCAGAGTTTGTAACTAAATTGTTAGCATACTAA
- the thrC gene encoding threonine synthase, with protein sequence MQFYSTNNKDLRVSFKEAVFNSMPLDKGLYMPEVIPQLPAAFIDNIEQYSLTEIAYEVASALLKDEIPANDLKALVEEAANFDAPTVPLNENTFVLELFHGPSLAFKDFGARFMSRVMGYYLKDGEQLLDVLVATSGDTGGAVALGFLGVANTRVTILYPKGKVSPIQEQQLTTLGQNIRAIEIDGTFDDCQALVKQAFADEELNKKFRLTSANSINISRLIPQTFYYFNAYVQLKRKGFKEVVFSVPSGNLGNIGAGLLAYKMGLPVKQFIAATNVNDTVPRFLETGVYETKPSVQTYANAMDVGAPSNWVRIMDLFADDADALKKVVSAARFTDEETLAAIKAIDTKYDYIACPHTAIAYLAVEKYRNETGYDGAAVFLSTAHACKFPDIFPAELAAKIEIPASVKELEGRAKQADELDVAFEGFKNWLINKN encoded by the coding sequence ATGCAATTCTACTCAACCAACAATAAAGATTTACGTGTTTCCTTTAAAGAGGCTGTTTTTAATAGCATGCCTTTAGACAAAGGTTTATACATGCCCGAGGTAATTCCTCAATTACCTGCTGCATTTATCGATAACATTGAGCAATATTCGCTTACAGAAATTGCTTACGAAGTAGCATCAGCTTTGCTGAAAGACGAAATACCTGCCAACGATTTGAAAGCTTTGGTAGAGGAAGCGGCTAATTTTGATGCGCCTACAGTTCCTTTAAACGAGAACACTTTTGTTTTAGAGCTTTTTCACGGACCATCGTTAGCTTTTAAAGATTTTGGTGCCCGTTTCATGAGTCGCGTAATGGGTTATTACCTTAAAGATGGCGAACAATTACTGGATGTTTTGGTAGCTACATCGGGCGATACTGGCGGTGCTGTAGCTTTAGGGTTTTTAGGCGTAGCGAATACAAGAGTAACCATACTTTATCCAAAGGGAAAAGTAAGCCCAATACAAGAGCAACAATTAACCACCTTAGGGCAAAACATTAGAGCCATTGAAATAGACGGCACTTTTGATGATTGCCAAGCTTTGGTAAAACAAGCATTCGCTGATGAAGAACTGAACAAAAAATTCCGTTTAACTTCGGCCAATTCTATCAATATTTCTCGTTTAATTCCGCAGACTTTCTATTATTTTAATGCTTATGTGCAATTGAAAAGAAAAGGTTTTAAGGAGGTGGTATTTTCTGTACCTAGCGGGAATTTGGGAAACATTGGCGCTGGTTTATTAGCTTATAAAATGGGTTTACCAGTGAAACAGTTTATCGCTGCTACGAATGTGAATGATACCGTTCCTCGTTTCTTGGAGACTGGTGTTTATGAAACCAAACCATCTGTACAAACTTATGCTAACGCGATGGATGTTGGCGCTCCTAGCAACTGGGTGCGTATCATGGATTTGTTTGCTGATGATGCAGATGCTTTGAAAAAAGTAGTAAGTGCTGCTCGTTTCACTGATGAAGAAACTTTAGCTGCCATTAAAGCAATTGATACAAAATACGATTACATCGCTTGTCCGCATACGGCAATTGCTTATTTAGCAGTAGAAAAATACAGAAACGAAACTGGTTACGATGGAGCTGCTGTATTTTTATCTACTGCCCACGCTTGTAAATTCCCCGATATTTTCCCTGCCGAGTTAGCTGCTAAAATTGAAATCCCCGCTTCGGTAAAAGAATTGGAAGGTAGAGCCAAACAAGCTGATGAATTAGATGTAGCATTCGAAGGATTTAAAAACTGGTTAATCAATAAAAATTAA
- a CDS encoding FeoA family protein, which translates to MKLSQLDPGQKGTIISFTDSEMAVKLMEMGCLPGEEVEVERCAPLGCPIAIRIAGYQLCLRKAEAAVIIIQ; encoded by the coding sequence ATGAAACTTTCGCAATTAGATCCAGGTCAAAAAGGTACCATTATCTCATTCACAGATTCTGAAATGGCTGTAAAACTGATGGAAATGGGATGCCTTCCGGGAGAAGAGGTAGAGGTAGAGCGTTGTGCTCCATTGGGTTGTCCAATAGCCATCCGCATTGCGGGATATCAACTTTGTTTACGTAAAGCCGAAGCTGCTGTAATTATAATTCAATAG
- the feoB gene encoding ferrous iron transport protein B, with amino-acid sequence MLADLKVALVGNPNTGKSTLFNLLTGLNQKIGNFPGITVDKKTGYCKLPSGKTAEIIDLPGTYSLYPKSKDESIVFQVLADKSNASHPDMIVLVADSTNLRRNLLLFSQVADLGIPMMLVLNMADMAKKEGINIDIDKLAERLGVQVVNISARKGEGLTELKQAIAQTTTIATQNSSIAAKEFAPQAIEAVKQKIATTNDYFALQVLHQHEHLNFFTEKEQQEIEAIEVSTGFDTTKLQGEETVARYKHLSKVLADVVTDTGAAKKFTVTDKLDSILTHKVWGFVIFIFILFFIFNAIFSWSSLPMDLIEGSFATLTAWGHEYLPAGVLTDLLLDGVVAGLGGIVIFIPQIAILFALISILEDTGYMARVTFMMDKIMRKFGLSGKSVVPMIGGIACAVPSIMSARNIESWKDRIITIMVTPLVSCSARLPVYTLLISLVVPDEKVWGFFSLQGLTLMAMYLISIIAAILVALIFKFIIKAKERSYFIMELPVYRMPRWSNVLYTMYEKSKTFVIEAGKVIIAISIILWVMSTYGPSSRFEAIDAKYDQIEATSIDTVQLASLERDRSAEKLENSYAGILGKTIEPAIKPLGYDWKIGIALITSFAAREAFVGTMATIYSVEGVDDENGELRLRDKIAAAKNPETGLPIFTFATALSLMLFYAFAMQCMSTVAVVYRETKSWKWPIIQLVYMTLMAYVAALIAYQLLK; translated from the coding sequence ATTTTGGCCGATTTAAAAGTAGCATTAGTTGGAAATCCGAATACAGGAAAGTCTACCTTATTTAACCTCCTAACCGGATTAAATCAAAAAATTGGGAACTTTCCGGGCATAACTGTTGATAAAAAAACGGGTTACTGTAAGCTTCCATCGGGTAAAACTGCCGAGATTATCGACTTGCCAGGTACTTACAGCCTGTACCCAAAAAGTAAAGACGAAAGTATTGTTTTTCAAGTGCTTGCGGATAAAAGCAATGCCAGTCATCCAGATATGATTGTATTGGTGGCAGATTCTACCAATTTGCGCCGTAATCTTTTACTGTTTTCTCAAGTTGCCGATTTGGGTATACCCATGATGTTGGTGCTTAACATGGCCGATATGGCCAAGAAAGAAGGCATCAATATAGATATAGATAAACTGGCTGAGCGTTTAGGCGTACAGGTGGTAAATATCTCGGCAAGAAAGGGAGAAGGATTAACCGAACTGAAGCAGGCTATTGCGCAAACTACTACCATTGCTACGCAAAATAGCAGCATTGCAGCTAAAGAATTTGCGCCACAAGCCATAGAAGCAGTTAAGCAAAAAATAGCTACAACAAACGATTATTTTGCGCTGCAGGTGCTGCATCAGCACGAGCATCTCAATTTTTTTACTGAAAAAGAGCAACAAGAAATTGAAGCCATTGAAGTAAGCACTGGTTTTGACACCACCAAGTTACAAGGCGAAGAAACTGTTGCCAGATACAAGCATTTAAGTAAAGTATTGGCAGATGTAGTTACAGATACCGGAGCGGCAAAGAAATTTACGGTTACAGATAAACTCGATTCTATTTTAACCCACAAAGTTTGGGGCTTCGTTATTTTCATCTTCATCCTTTTCTTCATCTTTAATGCCATTTTCTCTTGGTCTTCGTTGCCGATGGATTTAATAGAAGGATCTTTTGCCACCTTAACAGCATGGGGGCACGAGTACCTGCCAGCGGGTGTGCTTACTGATTTGCTATTGGATGGTGTAGTGGCAGGTTTAGGTGGTATTGTGATTTTCATCCCTCAAATTGCTATTCTGTTCGCTTTGATTTCTATTTTGGAAGATACGGGTTACATGGCCCGTGTTACTTTCATGATGGATAAAATTATGCGTAAGTTCGGCTTAAGTGGCAAATCTGTAGTGCCTATGATTGGCGGTATTGCCTGTGCAGTGCCTTCTATTATGAGTGCTCGTAATATTGAAAGCTGGAAAGACCGCATTATTACCATTATGGTTACTCCCTTGGTAAGCTGCTCGGCCAGGTTGCCTGTTTACACCTTATTAATTTCATTAGTAGTACCAGATGAAAAAGTTTGGGGCTTCTTTAGTCTTCAAGGGTTAACTTTAATGGCGATGTATTTGATCAGTATTATTGCCGCTATTTTGGTGGCTTTGATATTCAAATTTATTATTAAGGCCAAAGAACGCTCGTATTTTATTATGGAACTGCCGGTGTATCGTATGCCACGTTGGAGCAATGTTTTGTATACGATGTACGAGAAGTCTAAGACTTTTGTAATCGAGGCTGGTAAGGTCATTATTGCTATCTCAATTATTTTATGGGTAATGTCTACTTATGGTCCAAGCTCACGTTTCGAAGCCATTGATGCCAAATACGATCAAATAGAAGCTACCTCAATAGATACTGTGCAGTTGGCTTCGTTAGAAAGAGATAGATCGGCAGAAAAGTTAGAAAACTCTTATGCTGGTATTCTTGGCAAAACTATAGAACCAGCTATTAAACCTTTAGGTTACGATTGGAAAATAGGTATTGCCTTAATTACTTCATTTGCTGCCCGTGAGGCTTTTGTGGGTACCATGGCCACTATTTATAGCGTAGAAGGGGTAGACGATGAAAATGGCGAATTGCGGTTACGTGATAAAATTGCTGCTGCAAAAAATCCAGAAACGGGCTTACCTATATTTACCTTTGCAACAGCTTTATCGTTAATGTTGTTTTATGCTTTTGCCATGCAGTGTATGAGTACGGTTGCTGTGGTGTATAGAGAAACCAAATCATGGAAATGGCCAATCATCCAATTGGTTTATATGACGTTGATGGCTTATGTGGCGGCGCTGATTGCTTATCAGTTGTTGAAGTAA
- a CDS encoding SprT-like domain-containing protein, producing the protein MDKKEVLANYMPPAAAPIIAKWIDYFQCEFKISKTRNTKLGDYRHPFKGKGHKISVNNNLNQYAFLVTTVHEFAHLLTWNDHKNKVKPHGTEWKVNFKRMMKPFFDLNVFPPDVNQSIIAYLNNPAASSCTDLHLARALKKYDQKTETHHVEQLPAGTIFTLKDGRRFQKGERIRKRYRCVCLDNNKVYLFNPLAEVYAE; encoded by the coding sequence TTGGATAAAAAAGAAGTTTTAGCGAATTATATGCCACCAGCTGCGGCACCTATTATTGCTAAGTGGATAGATTATTTCCAGTGTGAGTTTAAGATTTCTAAAACTAGGAATACTAAATTAGGCGATTACCGACATCCATTTAAAGGAAAAGGCCATAAAATTTCTGTAAACAACAACCTAAATCAATACGCTTTTTTAGTGACTACCGTGCACGAATTTGCTCATTTACTTACATGGAACGACCATAAGAATAAAGTAAAACCCCACGGCACAGAGTGGAAGGTTAATTTTAAACGAATGATGAAGCCTTTCTTTGATCTTAATGTTTTTCCTCCAGATGTTAACCAAAGTATTATTGCTTATTTGAATAATCCAGCGGCATCTAGCTGCACCGATTTACATTTGGCGAGAGCCTTAAAGAAATATGACCAAAAAACAGAAACCCATCATGTTGAACAATTACCCGCTGGTACTATTTTCACATTAAAAGACGGTCGCAGATTTCAAAAAGGCGAGCGAATTAGAAAGCGTTACCGTTGTGTTTGTTTAGATAACAACAAAGTTTATCTTTTTAATCCGCTAGCAGAGGTTTATGCCGAATAG
- a CDS encoding helix-turn-helix domain-containing protein: protein MNVGKVLKKLRKYKGVTQENIANFLNLERTSYAKLEKDKTMLRLDTAKLIAIFYGFELHYLILCMEYDNYVNNPTTIRLIKAQKEREALYKKQTAYSA, encoded by the coding sequence ATGAATGTTGGTAAAGTCTTAAAGAAGCTTAGAAAATACAAAGGAGTTACACAAGAAAACATAGCCAACTTTTTAAATTTGGAACGAACTAGCTACGCCAAATTAGAAAAGGATAAAACTATGCTACGATTAGATACGGCCAAGCTAATTGCTATTTTTTATGGCTTTGAGCTACACTATCTAATTTTATGTATGGAGTACGACAACTATGTTAACAACCCTACCACCATTAGGCTAATTAAAGCTCAAAAAGAAAGGGAAGCGCTGTATAAAAAGCAGACAGCCTATTCGGCATAA
- a CDS encoding LutB/LldF family L-lactate oxidation iron-sulfur protein produces the protein MTIAEDFLAKADQKAFDMPHRNTINYNIGKYDTAVSRGLSKFENLEASKRKAHVIKWRVMENLDKLLPEFESNFQKRGGKVIWANDAEEAQKEILQIIQRNGGKSVIKSKSMTTEEIHLNEFLDKNNIESLESDLGEYIVQLLGQAPYHIVTPAMHLSKEDIAKLFNEKFGTPIDATPEQLTQKARELLRDKYLKADIGITGGNFLIADSGSIALTENEGNARLTTTFPKIHIAVVGIEKLVPSIADLDLFWPLLSSHGTGQNLTVYNTILSGPRKAHETDGPEEMYVILLDNGRTNLLAQKDQRQALYCIRCGACLNACPVYKNIGGHTYNTTYSGPIGSIITPHFKGMQEFKHLSYASSLCGKCSEVCPVKIDIHKMLLLNRRDAAVANENTAKENMGWNLWKKGMKKRSLMDFFGGKMKNFFLKTFFKKGWGKYREMPEVAEKSFAKRWEEHQKKKEIE, from the coding sequence ATGACCATTGCCGAAGATTTTTTAGCCAAAGCCGACCAAAAGGCTTTCGATATGCCGCATCGCAATACCATCAATTACAATATTGGTAAGTATGATACAGCGGTGTCTCGTGGTTTGTCTAAATTTGAAAATCTGGAAGCATCTAAACGCAAAGCACACGTTATTAAATGGCGTGTGATGGAAAATCTGGACAAGCTGTTGCCAGAGTTTGAATCTAATTTCCAGAAACGTGGCGGTAAAGTAATTTGGGCAAATGATGCCGAAGAGGCTCAAAAAGAAATCCTGCAAATTATTCAAAGAAACGGAGGCAAGTCGGTCATCAAGTCTAAATCAATGACTACCGAAGAAATTCATTTGAATGAGTTTTTAGATAAAAACAATATCGAATCTTTAGAGAGCGATCTGGGCGAATACATTGTACAGTTGTTGGGCCAAGCGCCTTATCATATTGTTACGCCAGCCATGCACTTGAGCAAGGAAGATATCGCCAAGCTTTTTAATGAGAAATTCGGTACCCCAATAGACGCCACTCCCGAGCAATTGACCCAAAAAGCTCGTGAATTACTGCGTGATAAATACCTAAAAGCAGATATTGGCATTACTGGCGGCAACTTTTTAATTGCAGATAGCGGAAGTATTGCATTGACAGAAAATGAGGGCAATGCGAGGTTAACCACCACTTTTCCTAAAATCCATATTGCGGTGGTTGGTATAGAGAAATTAGTTCCGTCTATTGCAGACTTAGATTTATTTTGGCCTTTGTTGTCTAGCCACGGTACGGGACAGAATTTAACGGTTTACAATACCATTTTGAGTGGACCACGCAAAGCACATGAAACAGACGGGCCAGAAGAAATGTATGTGATATTGCTAGACAATGGACGTACGAATTTGCTAGCTCAAAAAGATCAACGCCAGGCTTTATATTGCATTCGTTGTGGCGCTTGTTTAAATGCTTGCCCAGTTTATAAAAACATTGGAGGCCACACTTACAACACCACGTACAGCGGGCCAATTGGCTCCATCATTACGCCTCACTTTAAAGGCATGCAAGAATTTAAACATTTAAGCTACGCCTCGAGCTTGTGCGGAAAATGTTCGGAAGTTTGCCCGGTTAAAATCGACATTCATAAAATGCTGTTACTAAACCGTAGAGATGCGGCTGTAGCCAACGAAAATACCGCTAAAGAAAACATGGGCTGGAACCTTTGGAAAAAAGGAATGAAAAAACGCTCATTGATGGATTTCTTTGGTGGAAAAATGAAGAACTTCTTCCTTAAAACATTCTTTAAAAAAGGCTGGGGCAAATACCGTGAAATGCCAGAAGTAGCAGAGAAATCTTTCGCAAAACGCTGGGAAGAACACCAGAAGAAGAAAGAGATAGAGTAA